The genomic window TACACACCCCCAAGAAGAACAACGCTCTAGCATTCAGCAATTGTTGCAGGCGAACTTTGGTCGCGTCGAAGAGGCGATGCGGGTAGTGGAAGAATATGGCAAGCTTTACAACCCAGATATGGGCGGCGTATTTAAGCAAATGCGCTATAAAGTTTATACGCTAGAGAGCAATTTGCTGGCTTATCGTCGCCATCAATTGCTGGCGCGATCGCGTCTCTACCTTGTCACGTCGCCCTCAGACAATTTATTTAGTACTGTTGAAGCCTCTCTGCAAGGTGGCTTGACCCTCTTACAGTACCGCGACAAAACGGCAGATGATTCCATCCGTCTCAGCCACGCCCACAAACTCCGCCAGATGTGCCATCACTACGGCGCTCTGTTTATTATGAACGACCGCGTGGATCTGGCTCTAGCTGTCGATGCTGATGGCGTTCATCTAGGACAGCAAGACATCCCAATTGCCCTAGCGCGGCAGTTGTTGGGGCCGCAACGCATTATAGGACGCTCCACCACCAACCCCGACGAAATGCAACGAGCCATCCAAGAAGGCGCGGATTACATTGGAGTTGGCCCTGTCTTTGAAACCCCCACTAAACCGGGCAAACCTGCCGCAGGCTTCGATTATGTCCGCCACGCATCTGAAAATTCCCCTATCCCTTGGTTCGCTATTGGGGGAATTGATATGAATAACTTGAACGAAGTATTGGCGGTGGGGGCTGAACGAGTCGCAGTTGTCCGCGCTATTACCACTGCTGAACAGCCGACTCTGGTGACGCAGTATTTGCTATCCCAACTGTCGAGAGTACAAACTCTCCGCAAATTTGAAGCCGACGTTGACCTCTCCTATGCATAGCGCCGATGCTAACCTGAAGCTCCAGGTGAATGGCGAACCCTGTACTTGTTCGCCGCAAACCAATCTGCCACAACTCCTCGAACAACTGGGGTTAAATCCCCGGTTAGTTGCCGTAGAATACAACGGCGAGATTCTCCATCGGCAGTTTTGGTCTGAGACACACATGCAAGAGGGCGATCGCCTCGAAATTGTCACCATTGTCGGTGGTGGCTAATGTTATGGAGGCTCTGCCTCCAACCCTCTTTCCCAGGTTGAACCTGGGAACGAGAATTTTTGGGCGGCTGCCTCTAGATTCGTTACTGTGCAAAGACAAAAGCGAAAAAACCAAAATTATTTAATAGTTTCTTTATTTTGATATTTTTCTCTTTTTTTTGCCCTCGTTCCCAGGCTCCCGCCTGGGAATTCTTTCTACTTTTTACTTCTCAAGGTACGGATATCTACCCCTGCAATCCGCTCTGAGAGCAGACCTAAGCTTGGAGCAGAAGCGATAGATTAAATATAAGGCTGGTTGAAGGATGCTTAAAGCCGCCATAACCGCTACAGTTTAATGAGTTTGAATAGGCACAGCGTATATGCGTAACAAACTGCTTTCAGCAATAAAACCAATTTTGAAATCTCTTTTCCTCGCTGGTCTTGTCCTCAGCCTAGCTCTAGGCAACGCTGACGGAGCATTGGCTGCTCGCAGTGGCGGGCGGATTGGCGGCGGTTCTTTCAGAGCGCCCAGCCGCACCTATTCGCCTCCTTCTCGCACCTATGCACCGCCATCTGGGGGATACTACCCAGGCGGTGGTGGATATTATCCAGGCGGTGGAATTGGCTTCCCGTTCCTGTTCCCCTTCTTTGGTATTGGGGGTGGATTTGGCGGTCTATTTACTATCTTGCTTTTCCTGGGTCTAGCTAACTTTCTAGTGCAAACCTTCCGCAACATCGGCACTAGCAATGAAGAAGTAGACTCGCTTGGCTACAGCAATTCTAAAGTTTCCGTCGCTAAAGTACAGGTGGGTTTATTATCTCAAGCCCGCAGCCTGCAAGGTGAACTAAACGAGCTAGCTAATAGCGCTGATACTGGTACTGCCGAGGGTCGCGCCCAAGTGCTGCAAGAAAGCACGCTAGCTTTACTACGTCACCCCGAATACTGGGTATATGGCGCGACTGAAGCTCAACAAACAGCTTTAGTAGCCGCAGAAGCTAAATTTAATCAACTTGCTCTGGGCGAACGCAGCAAATTTAGCGCCGAAACTCTCTCCAATGTAAACAATCAACTGCGTCAAGCGCCTGCAACCGCGTCTTTGCCTGCTGCTGGTGGGGAATTGGCAGAACAGTTGAAACAATTGTCTGGTGAGTACATTGTTGTGACGATTGTTGTGGGTGCCGAGGGCAATCTGCAACTACCCAAGATCGACAATACAGACGATTTGCGTCAAGCGTTGCGTCAGATTGGGGGAATATCGAGCGAGCGCCTGCTAGCTGTCGAAATTCTCTGGACGCCTCAAGCAGAAGGCGACACGCTGACTACTGACGATATGCTCGCCGAGTATCCCGACCTGAAGTTAGTGTAAGCAGTCATCCAATAGTTTAGTTAAGTAGGGTGGGCAGTGCCCACCTTTTTTTATGCTATGTAAGTCCTGCTGCATTAATCAAAATTAGATTATGCTTTGCTACTTTTTACTGCTTATTTGATACGTTTTTGTTCGCTTTGATAAGTGATGTATTGGGCAAGAAATCCTGCTACGCCTGAGATTATCATCAACATAACGCTGAGGGCATTGATATCTGGTTTAACGCCAGTGCGTATGCGGCTAAAAATTTCCATTGGTAGAGTACCCGAACCGGTTCCGGAAGTGAAGCTGGCAATCAGAAAATCATCCATGCTGAGAACAAATGCTATCAGACAGCCTGAGATAATACCGGGCAGCAATTCGGGAAGCAAAACTTTGATGAAAGCTTCTACAGGATTTGCACCTAAATCGAGTGCGGCTTCTTCGAGGTGAGGATCTAAGCCGCTGAGTCTAGCAGAGACAGCGATCGCTACATAAGCTAGACAAAAAACGACGTGGGCGGCGACGATTGTCCAGATACTAAGGCGAATCCCAATAACTGCTAGAAATATCAATGTAGCGACTGCGATCGCAATATCGGGAATAATTAAAGGCAGAAAAGAAATCCCCCGATACAAGCTTTTGCCCGTAAACCGATAACGGGCTAAACCTACAGCCATAAGAGTACCCAAAACAGCCGCAATCCCCACAGCGCTGAACGCCACTGTGAGACTATTTTGCAATGCTGTAAAAATACGCCCGTCTTTAAGTAAATTGCCGTACCATTTCAACGTGAATCCTTCCCAATTTGCGCTGTAAGGAGACTCATTAAAGCTATACAAAGCTAGTACCAGGATCGGCAGGTACATATAAAAAAACATCACAATGGAGAAAATGGCCTGCCAAGAGAAACCGGGTTTATCCTTAGATTTCACCATATCTACGGGTATTTCCTCCTGTTTAAGCCTCATGTCTACCATCAAATATCACCATTAGCTAAGGTGCGATATAACTCTTTAAGGTTTGGTTGTATTATCGCCGTATTTAATTAAAAGCGCGATCGCAATACTCACGGCCATTATTAACACCATACTCAAAGCCGAACCAAAGCCCCAATTTTGAGTTGCCCCCAAAAACTGGTTATAAATCATGCGGGATACTGTCATGCTTTGCGCTCCGCCCAGTAATTCTGGATCGACAAAATCCCCTAAAGTATTAATAAAAACTAGCAAACACCCAGCAGCAATTCCCGGCAATGTTTGGGGGACAGTTACTTTCCAGAAACTTTGAATCGGATTAGCACCCAAATCGGCTGATGCCTCAAGTAAACGCTTATCAAGTTTTTCTATAGAGGCGTATAAAATTAACACCATATAGGGAAGATAACTGTAGCCCATGCCGATAAAAACGGCTGGCCAGTCGTTGAGTAAATCTAAAGCAGGCAATCCTATACTTGTCAGTAAAGTGTTGAGGACGCCAGTTCGCCGCAAAATTGTCACCCAGGCGTAAGAACGCAGGAGGGATGATGTCCACAAAGGCAACACAAACCCCAACAGCAGCAAATTACGCCACTTCTGGGGTGCCATTTGACCAATCCAGTAAGCGACGGGGAATCCTAGAAGCAGAGAAACCAGCATAGTGCCAAAGGCGAAGAAAAGCGATCGCTTTATCACCTGTAAATATATTGGCTGGAATACTTGGGCGTAGTTCTCAAATCCACTGGGATTGACGATATCTCCCGGTCGAATATTTGGCACCAAACTCAGCTCAAAAATCACCAAGGTCGGTAGCACCAACAACAGTATCAACCAGATACCAGCTGGGCCAAGCAACGCTACAGGTTCCAACAACTTTGACCACGCCAGACGCTTGCTGGTATCTGGCTGGGAGTTTGGAGAGGGGGGTGAGGATTTGCTAGACAAAACCACAATTAAAAAATTTTTGAATTTTAAGTTTTTAGCTTTGAGTTATTAGTTGGGCATCTGAAGAAGAGATTTGAGGTTTGAGTTATTAATTAAAAACTAATTACTAACTCAAAACTCTTTCCCATTCCCAGTTACTAACTACGTTCTCAATTGAGTCCAATATCTGTCATAAACTTCAGCAACTTTACCAATTTGGGCAACACTTTCACATTTTTGCAGCACTTCTTCTGGCGGAAACAGGCCGAGATTGTTGCGTACTGGGGGGGGTAATTCGTTGAAAGCAGCTTGATTTGGGGTCGCAAACTTTAATCGTTCGCATATTTGCGCTGCTACATCTGGCTGCAACAAAAAATTAATCCAAGCATAAGCACCATCAGGGTTGCGTGCTGTTTTAGGAATTACCAGCGTATCCGTCCACACCGAAGAACCACTGCGGGGAATAACATACTGTAATTTATTGTTTTCTTGGACAACTTTAATAGCATCTGATGAGTAAGACATGGCGAGCAGTAAATCTCCTGCTACGATTAGAGGTTGCCATGCGTCGGTAGTAAAATTGGCGATCGCAGGTTTCAGAAGCGATAACTTTTCATAAGCCTGCCTGAGTTGTTGGGGATCGGTGGAGTTGTAAGAATACCCCAAACTTTTTAACGTTGCCCCCATCACTTCTCTGACATCATCAAGCAAAGTCATCCGCCCCGATAGTTGCTTCTGATATTCCCAAAGGTAATTCCAATCCTCTGGTGGTGGTGAGAGCTTTTCGCTGTTGAAAATCAAAACAGTTGTTCCCCAGGCCGTTGGTATGCTGTGGCGCAGATCTGGGTCAGCAGTAGGGTTCTGGAACCGGGGAAAGAGATTTTTTAGACCGTTAAGGCGAGAATGATCTAATTCAGCCAGCAGATCCAGCTCCACCATTCTGCTCACAGTATAGTCAGAGGGGTAGATGATGCTGTAGTCCCCGCCTCCAGACGCTTGAATTTTGGCTAGCATCTCGTCATTAGAACCATATACGTCCGCACGCACCTTAATGCCAGTCTCAGCGGTAAACCGCTTTAGCAAAGCATCATCTGTGTAGCCCGCCCAAGTGTAAATGTCCAAGGACTTTGGATCGCCACTGCCGCTTCGGTTCGGTGTTGCTTTCACTTCGGCAAGCTTCCAGCCGCAACTAGACAATGCCATGCAAGATAGCGCTGCTGCTGAGGTTTGTAAGAAACTACGCCTACCCTTGGATGTAGGATTTTGGTGGGTGGGCTTGAACAAAGGGAGATAGGGTGGGTTGGATTTTGGATTAATCGGCATTCCTCTAACTTCTAGCCCAAAGCCTGGGGCATTTTGGATTTTTGATGGGTGGATAGTTGGATTAATAGGTTGCTTGCCAGTTGTAATAGCCTCTGGGTCGCCTGTATAACCAAATCCAAAATCGGCAATCTAAAATCTAAAATTTTCTAGTCCCTAGTTAACAGTATCGTACTGATTGCTTTAACGGGAGGGGTTCGCCCGTTTCGGCGTGGGTGTTTTGACAGGTAAGCATGTAAGGACGAAGCAGAAGAGTTTTTTATGGGTAGCCAGGTGATACCATTTTGGATTTTGGATTTTGGATTGGAAACGCCGATGCCTGTAGGAAATTTCAGCTCTTCAAATGTAGCCAGATTAAAGCCAAATGGTATGAGTTAATCGATTTGTGGACTACAAGAGGGCAAATCAGGAATAATTCTCTGGATAGCCGTAAGTCACAAGATTGGCGTATTCCTGTCAACTCAACGCCGGAAATCCTCGCCACGAATTGATATAAAAGTGGCGATCGCTCTTTGAGGGCGAGATTTTAACTGGTGTAAAAACCATAAAAATCTATTCCCGCAAAGCCAGACAATCTATTGCTGCCCAGTGGGCGTATATTGGGGTGTTGAGATCTGGCAAGCTACCAACAGTGTTTGGCTGGCGAACTGTCAAGCGATCGCCTGTTGCTAACTCCACCACATAATTAACGTGGGTTCCTAAGTACATTACGTGCGCCAAACGCCCTTCAAAAGTGTTAGTCTCGACGGTGGGCGCATAAAGGCTGAGGTGGATTTTCTCAGGTCGCACGCTTACGACAACCTCCGTGCCTTTCCCACCAAGATCGACACTATCTATTGGCTGCACGAAAAGTTTTAGCCCGTTGCCCGTGACAATCTGGATACTGGTACTGTCAGACGATTCGATTCGCCCTTGAAATAAATTCGTATCGCCAATGAAATCAGCCACAAATGGCGTCTTGGGACGTTCGTAAATTTCGGTAGGCGTACCGATTTGCTCGATTTTGCCACCCCGCATTACCGCAATCCGATCGGAAAGGCTCAGGGCTTCTTCTTGGTCGTGAGTGACCATAACAAAGGTCAAGCCCAAGTCTTGATGCAAATTGGACAGTTCCACTTGCATTTCTTTACGGAGTTTTAAATCCAATGCTCCCAAGGGTTCATCTAGCAAAACCACAGCGGGACGATTTACCAACGCTCGTGCCAAAGCTACCCTTTGCTGCTGTCCCCCAGACATCTGGTTGGGAAACCTATTGGCGAAGGATTCCATTTTTACCAGCTTTAGGGCTTCTTTTACCCTAGCTTCAATTTCTGCCCCAGACAGCTTCTTAATCCGCAGGCCAAAGGCGATATTCTCCCAGACACTTAAGTGCTTAAACAGAGCATAGCTCTGAAAGACGGTGTTCACAGGACGGCGGTAGGGGGGGACGTTGTTCATAGACTGTCCCTGAATCAGCACCTCGCCAGCCGATGGCATATCAAACCCAGCCATTAAGCGCAGGGTTGTAGTTTTTCCACAGCCAGAAGGCCCAAGTATACTAAAGAATTCTCCACGATGGATGTCCAAGTCAACACCACGAACAGCGGTTTCTCCATTGAAAACCTTGAAAACCTTGCGGAGTTCAACATCCAGGTGAGTAGCTGTATCCGGAGAAGAGAGTTTTTGCACAGAAGTTTGAGACATAGTGACCATTCCCGGCGGCGATGCCCCACATAGTTAGATAGTTTTGTAGGTTAGGGGGAACCCCTCCATACAGATTTTTTAGTTATGTGAGTGCTAGTTCTAGAGTAGTTTGCTCTCGCGTTATCGTACTTGGGTTTATTTTATCCGGCCTGCAACTCGGGGTCGCGTTGTGATGACGTGCAAAATACAGGCGGTACACTATTTACAAATCGCTTGTAATTTTTTGTTTCAATCCAAAAAGCTGATTATTTCTTGCTATGACTTTGGTTAATTCTTCCTCTAGCGTTCGTCAACCTAATTCTCGCACTGTTGGACGCAGTTACCAGTCGATTCTGATCATGCTGGGCATTACCGTCCTCATGCTGGGTGGTATTGGCTCGCGTCTGGCTTATCTGCAACTGGTGCAGGGCGAGAGCAGTATCAAGCTAGCTGATAAAAACCGCATTCGCACAATTCGCAAACTGCCAGTGCGGGGTAATATTTTCGACCGCAAGGGCAGACTTTTGGCCAGCAGCAAGTTATCCCACTCTGTCTTTTTATGGCCAGTGGCTCGCAAAAAGGAAGATTGGCCAGCGACGATCCAACAACTTGCGCCAATTTTGAACATGTCGGAAGCTGAGATTAAAGAACGCCTGGAAGAGGCAGGCTATGGCTATCGAGAGCCGTTGCGGATTGCGCGTGGTATTACTCCAGAACAGATAACAGCGTTGGCAGAACACAAAACCGAGCTGGAGGGGGTGGAGGTTGATATTGAACCCGTGCGGAACTATCCTAACGGAGAGATTGGCTCTCACGTTCTAGGGTACACGGGCGAGATGAGCGATCGCGAACTCACTAAGCGCAAAGATGAGAACTATCGCTTAGGCGATGTGGTTGGCAAGATGGGGGTTGAATCGGCTTTTGAGCAAAACCTGCGGGGAGAATGGGGGGGTCAGCAGTTTGAGGTAGATGGCAAAGGGCAAGTGATACGCTTTTTGGGTCAAAAAGCAGCGAGGGCGGGGAAGGATGTACATTTAACTTTAGATTTGGAGTTGCAGAAGACGGCTGAAAAGGCGCTTGGCAATCGCAGGGGCGCGATCGTGGCCATAGACCCCAACAACGGTGCTATCTTAGCCCTTGCCAGCCGTCCCGGCTTCGACCCGAATATCTTCTCTACTCGGATCAAACCACAGACCTGGAAGGAACTGCAAAAAAAGGATCACCCCTTTGTTAACCGCGCCCTGCGGGTCTTTCCACCTGCGAGTACGTTCAAAATTGTCACAACTACTGCTGCTCTTGAATCTGGTAAGTTTTCTCCCCATACCGTGTTGCAAACTTATGGTTCGCTAACTATCGGCGGGGTGCGGTTTGGAGAATGGAACCATGCTGGATTTGGCCCGTTAGGATTTGTGGGTGGGCTTGCTATGAGTAGCGATACCTTTTTCTATCAAATTGCCAAGGGAATTGGTGGGCCAACCCTGATTGACTGGACTAGGCGCTATGGCTTTGGCAAAAAAACGGGTATTGAGTTGACGAGCGAAGAATCCGCTGGTTTGGTCGCCGATGATGCCTGGAAGCGGAAGAGGATGAAGCAAGAGTGGACGATAGGGGACACGGTAAATATGTCAATTGGTCAGGGATTTCTCCAGACCAGTCCGCTACAAGTGGCGGTGATGTTTGCCGTACCTGCTAATGGTGGCTATCTGGTTAAGCCGCACTTGCTCAAGGATGATGAAGACTCTAAAAAATGGCGAGAGTCTTTGAATCTCAAGCCAGAGACTATTCGCATCCTGCGCCAAGGTTTGCGGACTGTGGTAACTGGCGGTACTGGTAAAGTGATGAGTTCGCCAACTATACCGCCTGCGGCTGGTAAAAGCGGTACGGCTGAGGCTCCTCCGGGAGAGTCTCACGTTTGGTTTGGTAGCTATGCGCCTCATGATAAACCGGA from Microcoleus sp. FACHB-831 includes these protein-coding regions:
- a CDS encoding thiamine phosphate synthase, with the protein product MGQKHSQGKFAQPAVCRILDANLDRAREGLRIIEEWCRFGLNSMQLAAECKQMRQELASWHTPEIRASRNTPGDPGTSLTHPQEEQRSSIQQLLQANFGRVEEAMRVVEEYGKLYNPDMGGVFKQMRYKVYTLESNLLAYRRHQLLARSRLYLVTSPSDNLFSTVEASLQGGLTLLQYRDKTADDSIRLSHAHKLRQMCHHYGALFIMNDRVDLALAVDADGVHLGQQDIPIALARQLLGPQRIIGRSTTNPDEMQRAIQEGADYIGVGPVFETPTKPGKPAAGFDYVRHASENSPIPWFAIGGIDMNNLNEVLAVGAERVAVVRAITTAEQPTLVTQYLLSQLSRVQTLRKFEADVDLSYA
- the thiS gene encoding sulfur carrier protein ThiS; this translates as MHSADANLKLQVNGEPCTCSPQTNLPQLLEQLGLNPRLVAVEYNGEILHRQFWSETHMQEGDRLEIVTIVGGG
- a CDS encoding DUF1517 domain-containing protein, giving the protein MRNKLLSAIKPILKSLFLAGLVLSLALGNADGALAARSGGRIGGGSFRAPSRTYSPPSRTYAPPSGGYYPGGGGYYPGGGIGFPFLFPFFGIGGGFGGLFTILLFLGLANFLVQTFRNIGTSNEEVDSLGYSNSKVSVAKVQVGLLSQARSLQGELNELANSADTGTAEGRAQVLQESTLALLRHPEYWVYGATEAQQTALVAAEAKFNQLALGERSKFSAETLSNVNNQLRQAPATASLPAAGGELAEQLKQLSGEYIVVTIVVGAEGNLQLPKIDNTDDLRQALRQIGGISSERLLAVEILWTPQAEGDTLTTDDMLAEYPDLKLV
- a CDS encoding ABC transporter permease, whose translation is MRLKQEEIPVDMVKSKDKPGFSWQAIFSIVMFFYMYLPILVLALYSFNESPYSANWEGFTLKWYGNLLKDGRIFTALQNSLTVAFSAVGIAAVLGTLMAVGLARYRFTGKSLYRGISFLPLIIPDIAIAVATLIFLAVIGIRLSIWTIVAAHVVFCLAYVAIAVSARLSGLDPHLEEAALDLGANPVEAFIKVLLPELLPGIISGCLIAFVLSMDDFLIASFTSGTGSGTLPMEIFSRIRTGVKPDINALSVMLMIISGVAGFLAQYITYQSEQKRIK
- a CDS encoding ABC transporter permease, with translation MVLSSKSSPPSPNSQPDTSKRLAWSKLLEPVALLGPAGIWLILLLVLPTLVIFELSLVPNIRPGDIVNPSGFENYAQVFQPIYLQVIKRSLFFAFGTMLVSLLLGFPVAYWIGQMAPQKWRNLLLLGFVLPLWTSSLLRSYAWVTILRRTGVLNTLLTSIGLPALDLLNDWPAVFIGMGYSYLPYMVLILYASIEKLDKRLLEASADLGANPIQSFWKVTVPQTLPGIAAGCLLVFINTLGDFVDPELLGGAQSMTVSRMIYNQFLGATQNWGFGSALSMVLIMAVSIAIALLIKYGDNTTKP
- a CDS encoding spermidine/putrescine ABC transporter substrate-binding protein — its product is MPINPKSNPPYLPLFKPTHQNPTSKGRRSFLQTSAAALSCMALSSCGWKLAEVKATPNRSGSGDPKSLDIYTWAGYTDDALLKRFTAETGIKVRADVYGSNDEMLAKIQASGGGDYSIIYPSDYTVSRMVELDLLAELDHSRLNGLKNLFPRFQNPTADPDLRHSIPTAWGTTVLIFNSEKLSPPPEDWNYLWEYQKQLSGRMTLLDDVREVMGATLKSLGYSYNSTDPQQLRQAYEKLSLLKPAIANFTTDAWQPLIVAGDLLLAMSYSSDAIKVVQENNKLQYVIPRSGSSVWTDTLVIPKTARNPDGAYAWINFLLQPDVAAQICERLKFATPNQAAFNELPPPVRNNLGLFPPEEVLQKCESVAQIGKVAEVYDRYWTQLRT
- a CDS encoding ABC transporter ATP-binding protein, translated to MSQTSVQKLSSPDTATHLDVELRKVFKVFNGETAVRGVDLDIHRGEFFSILGPSGCGKTTTLRLMAGFDMPSAGEVLIQGQSMNNVPPYRRPVNTVFQSYALFKHLSVWENIAFGLRIKKLSGAEIEARVKEALKLVKMESFANRFPNQMSGGQQQRVALARALVNRPAVVLLDEPLGALDLKLRKEMQVELSNLHQDLGLTFVMVTHDQEEALSLSDRIAVMRGGKIEQIGTPTEIYERPKTPFVADFIGDTNLFQGRIESSDSTSIQIVTGNGLKLFVQPIDSVDLGGKGTEVVVSVRPEKIHLSLYAPTVETNTFEGRLAHVMYLGTHVNYVVELATGDRLTVRQPNTVGSLPDLNTPIYAHWAAIDCLALRE
- the mrdA gene encoding penicillin-binding protein 2, coding for MTLVNSSSSVRQPNSRTVGRSYQSILIMLGITVLMLGGIGSRLAYLQLVQGESSIKLADKNRIRTIRKLPVRGNIFDRKGRLLASSKLSHSVFLWPVARKKEDWPATIQQLAPILNMSEAEIKERLEEAGYGYREPLRIARGITPEQITALAEHKTELEGVEVDIEPVRNYPNGEIGSHVLGYTGEMSDRELTKRKDENYRLGDVVGKMGVESAFEQNLRGEWGGQQFEVDGKGQVIRFLGQKAARAGKDVHLTLDLELQKTAEKALGNRRGAIVAIDPNNGAILALASRPGFDPNIFSTRIKPQTWKELQKKDHPFVNRALRVFPPASTFKIVTTTAALESGKFSPHTVLQTYGSLTIGGVRFGEWNHAGFGPLGFVGGLAMSSDTFFYQIAKGIGGPTLIDWTRRYGFGKKTGIELTSEESAGLVADDAWKRKRMKQEWTIGDTVNMSIGQGFLQTSPLQVAVMFAVPANGGYLVKPHLLKDDEDSKKWRESLNLKPETIRILRQGLRTVVTGGTGKVMSSPTIPPAAGKSGTAEAPPGESHVWFGSYAPHDKPEIVVVAFGEHLGGGGGKVAAPMVLQVIETYFNSKKSGKPDAKKSVKRI